From Myxococcales bacterium, the proteins below share one genomic window:
- a CDS encoding teichoic acid biosynthesis protein — protein sequence MKILYGVVGEGMGHAMRSRVVLEHLVREGHEVEIMASGRAREFLGKRFEGVNQIHGFHMIYEENRVRLGKTLWSNVTTGAAGVPENIGAYFDLIKDFQPEAVISDFESWTYLYAKTHRLPLLSIDNMQIINRCTLPESVIEGHTAEFQLTKAFIKSKLPFCDEYFITTFFRPPVRKERTTLFPPILRPEILAAKATKGDHVLVYQTAEGNESFVEGLRKLDTEFRIYGIRRSIKSEEREGNLVFRPFSEQGFIDDLASSKAVIAGGGFTLMGEAVYLHKPMLAVPLHRQFEQVLNARYLEHEGYGMATESLDDPEVVKRFLAKVPECEAKLAAYSQDGNTLILKALDGFLDRAQAGLV from the coding sequence ATGAAGATTCTCTACGGGGTCGTGGGCGAGGGAATGGGGCACGCGATGCGCTCGCGGGTGGTGCTCGAGCATCTGGTTCGCGAGGGGCACGAGGTCGAGATCATGGCCTCGGGGCGCGCCCGAGAATTTTTGGGGAAGCGCTTCGAGGGGGTCAACCAGATCCACGGCTTCCACATGATCTACGAAGAGAACCGGGTGCGCCTCGGGAAAACGCTCTGGAGCAACGTGACGACGGGCGCGGCCGGCGTGCCGGAGAACATCGGCGCGTACTTCGATCTCATCAAGGACTTCCAGCCCGAGGCGGTCATCAGCGACTTCGAGTCGTGGACGTACCTCTACGCGAAGACCCACAGGTTGCCGCTCCTCAGCATCGACAACATGCAGATCATCAACCGCTGCACGTTGCCCGAGTCGGTCATCGAGGGGCACACGGCGGAGTTTCAGCTCACGAAGGCGTTCATCAAGAGCAAGCTCCCGTTCTGCGACGAGTACTTCATCACGACGTTCTTCCGCCCGCCGGTGCGCAAAGAGCGGACGACCCTCTTCCCTCCGATCTTGCGCCCCGAGATCCTCGCGGCCAAGGCCACAAAGGGCGATCACGTGCTCGTCTACCAGACCGCCGAGGGAAACGAGTCGTTCGTCGAGGGGCTCCGCAAGCTCGACACCGAGTTTCGCATCTACGGGATCCGCCGCTCGATCAAGAGCGAGGAGCGCGAAGGGAACTTGGTCTTCCGGCCCTTCTCCGAGCAAGGGTTCATCGACGACCTCGCGTCCTCGAAGGCGGTCATCGCGGGGGGCGGGTTCACGCTCATGGGCGAGGCCGTCTACCTCCACAAGCCGATGCTCGCCGTCCCGTTGCATCGACAGTTCGAGCAGGTCCTGAACGCGCGCTACCTCGAGCACGAGGGCTACGGCATGGCGACCGAGTCGCTCGACGACCCGGAGGTCGTGAAGCGCTTCCTCGCGAAGGTGCCCGAGTGCGAGGCCAAGCTCGCCGCGTACTCGCAAGACGGCAACACCTTGATCTTGAAGGCGCTCGACGGCTTCCTCGACCGCGCACAAGCGGGGCTCGTGTGA
- a CDS encoding ferritin-like domain-containing protein, producing the protein MRPLVSATAEGTPVLDLGREASELGPLKLPDVALSPDERAAVVDTWRTRMVAEYVSARVFAALVPQAMAAGLRARETTELLTMANEELSHGVRCARVLTSLGEVATAPMGELPRVPVHTNVSPLEGLVWNLLDVCCVSETAAVVLVGEEVERAGTPELAEELRIILADEVGHARFGFRVLGEVVPTFGPKERARLAAYAATSFRHRLVRFGSFLGTRPSSEASLSYGAPEGPATFTAFFETLEAVVVPRLEELGVPAREALRVALADLERHPAAA; encoded by the coding sequence GTGAGGCCGCTCGTGTCGGCCACCGCCGAGGGCACGCCGGTGCTCGACCTCGGTCGCGAAGCCTCGGAGCTCGGCCCGCTGAAGCTCCCCGACGTCGCCCTCTCTCCCGACGAACGGGCGGCCGTCGTCGACACCTGGCGCACACGCATGGTCGCCGAGTACGTGTCGGCTCGCGTGTTCGCCGCGCTCGTCCCCCAGGCGATGGCCGCGGGCCTCCGCGCCCGGGAGACCACCGAGCTGCTCACGATGGCGAACGAGGAGCTGTCTCACGGCGTGCGCTGCGCGCGAGTTCTCACGTCGCTCGGAGAGGTCGCGACGGCCCCGATGGGCGAGCTCCCGAGGGTGCCCGTTCACACGAACGTATCCCCGCTCGAAGGCCTCGTATGGAACCTGCTCGACGTGTGCTGCGTGAGCGAGACGGCCGCCGTCGTGCTGGTCGGAGAAGAGGTGGAGCGCGCCGGGACCCCCGAGCTCGCCGAGGAGCTCCGCATCATCTTGGCCGACGAGGTCGGACACGCCCGGTTCGGGTTCCGCGTGCTCGGAGAGGTCGTGCCCACCTTCGGGCCGAAGGAGCGCGCGAGGCTCGCGGCCTACGCGGCCACGTCGTTCCGGCACCGCCTCGTCCGGTTCGGCTCGTTTCTCGGCACCCGGCCCTCGTCCGAGGCATCTCTTTCGTACGGGGCGCCCGAGGGGCCAGCGACGTTCACGGCCTTCTTCGAGACGCTCGAGGCGGTCGTCGTTCCGCGCCTCGAAGAGCTCGGGGTCCCCGCTCGCGAGGCGCTACGCGTGGCGCTGGCCGATCTCGAGCGCCACCCCGCGGCCGCGTGA